The Pelagibius sp. CAU 1746 genomic sequence GGTCTCCCGTGCGACCGGTGGTTCCTACCGGAACGGCCTGGCGCATCGCTGAGAACTGACGACGCGATTTCGGCTTTACTGGTGCAAAGCAGTTGGAGGCGGGTACCCAGCGGTACCCGCCTCTTTCTCTTTCCGGTTTCGGAGGGGCGGATCCCGCTTCCGCCTTTTCGCCTTTGCCTCCCTGGCCGCAGAGCGGACTTGTTGTCTCTTCGCGTGGCAGGTTGTAATAACCAGCAACAATTGTTGATTTGATGGGAAAATTTGCGCTGTGGCAAAGTCCGCACCGTTCGGGGCGGCGAGTCGATTATCGTTTTACTGTGCAGGCATACTTCCCAGGTCCCTTCTACGTAGAGATCTTCTGACCAGATTATGTCCGATCGCAAGCTTGCCGTCGTTGTCCTGGCCGCCGGGAAAGGCAGCCGCATGAAATCCGACCTGGCCAAGGTTCTGCATCCGGTCGCCGGCCAGCCGATGCTGCGCCACGTGCTGACCGCGGTGGAGCCCTTGGCGCCGGCCGAGACGGTGGTGGTGATCGCGCCTGGAATGGACGACGTGGCCGCCGCCGCAGCACCCTGCCGCTGTGCCGTGCAGGTGCAGCCCCTGGGCACCGGTAATGCCGTTGACGCTGCCCGAGAAACCCTGAAGGCGGCGGCCGATGCCGGTGCCGACCTGCTGGTGCTGTTCGGCGACAGCCCGCTTGTGACCAGCGAAACGCTGCAGCGCCTGGCCGCCGCGCGCGCTGCACCGCAGGCGCCGGACCTTGTCGGCCTGGCTTTCCGGCCGGCCGACCCGGCGGCTTACGGCCGGGTGATCCTGGATGACGCCAAGGCAGGTGAGGCGGCCCGCATCGAGAAAATCGTCGAATTCGCGGACGCCGATACCGCGCAGCGCCAGATCGGCCTCTGCAACGCCGGCATTGTCCTGGGCGAGGCGCGCCGCCTCTTCGACCTCATCGAGCGCCTCGGCAGCCACAACGCCCAGGGCGAATACTATCTGACCGACATCTTCGGCCTGGCCCATGCCGAGGGGCGGCCCGCCGGTGTGGTCGAGTGCCCGGCCGAGGAGGTTCTGGGCGTCAATTCTCGCGCCGACCTGGCGCTGGTGGAAAAGGTCATGCAGCAGCGTCTGCGCCGGCGCGTCATGGCCGAAGGCGCGACCCTGGTCGACCCGGAGACGGTCTGGCTCTCCGCCGACACCCGCCTGGGCCGTGACGTCACGGTGCAGCCCTCGGTCTTCTTCGGTCCGGGCGTCACCGTCGGCGACCGGGTCGAGATCCGCAGCTTCTGCCACCTGGAAGGCGCCGAGGTCGGCGATGACGTGATCCTGGGCCCCTTTGCGCGGCTGCGCCCCGGGGCGAAACTGGGCCGCGCCGCTCATGTCGGTAATTTCGTCGAGATCAAGAACGCCGAGCTGGGCGAGGGCGCCAAGGCCAACCATCTGACCTATCTGGGAGACGCCTCGGTGGGGGCGGCGGCCAACGTCGGCGCCGGCACTATCACCTGCAACTACGACGGCTTCCTGAAGCACCGCACGGTGATCGGCGCCAAGGCGTTCATCGGGTCGAACACGGCGCTGGTCGCGCCGGTCAGCGTGGGTGAGGGTGCGCTGGTCGCCGCGGGCAGCACCATCACCGAGGATGTTCCCGCCGACGCCCTGGCTGTCGAGCGCAGCGAGCAGCGCATCCGCGAAGGCTCGGCCGCGCGCTTCCGTGACGAGCGCCAGGCCGCCAAGGAGGCTGCGGCCAAGCCGGCTGGGAAGAGTTCCAGGCGCAAGCCGTCTTAAACAGCGTTCTCGCAAGGAAAGGATCCAGGCTCTATGTGCGGCATCATCGGCATCATCGGCGAAGCGCCGGTCGCGCCCCTGCTTCTCGACGGGCTGAAGCGGCTGGAATACCGGGGCTATGATTCCGCCGGCATCGCGACGCTGATGAACGGCTCGATCGACCGCCGCCGGGCCGAGGGCAAGCTTTCCAACCTCGCCGCCGTGGTCGAGCGTCAACCGGTCGACGGCACCATCGGCATCGGCCACACCCGCTGGGCGACGCATGGCCGGCCGACCGAGATCAACGCTCATCCC encodes the following:
- the glmU gene encoding bifunctional UDP-N-acetylglucosamine diphosphorylase/glucosamine-1-phosphate N-acetyltransferase GlmU, whose amino-acid sequence is MSDRKLAVVVLAAGKGSRMKSDLAKVLHPVAGQPMLRHVLTAVEPLAPAETVVVIAPGMDDVAAAAAPCRCAVQVQPLGTGNAVDAARETLKAAADAGADLLVLFGDSPLVTSETLQRLAAARAAPQAPDLVGLAFRPADPAAYGRVILDDAKAGEAARIEKIVEFADADTAQRQIGLCNAGIVLGEARRLFDLIERLGSHNAQGEYYLTDIFGLAHAEGRPAGVVECPAEEVLGVNSRADLALVEKVMQQRLRRRVMAEGATLVDPETVWLSADTRLGRDVTVQPSVFFGPGVTVGDRVEIRSFCHLEGAEVGDDVILGPFARLRPGAKLGRAAHVGNFVEIKNAELGEGAKANHLTYLGDASVGAAANVGAGTITCNYDGFLKHRTVIGAKAFIGSNTALVAPVSVGEGALVAAGSTITEDVPADALAVERSEQRIREGSAARFRDERQAAKEAAAKPAGKSSRRKPS